In the Candidatus Poribacteria bacterium genome, TTGTAATCTTGCGGATATTTGAGCCCGAACTCGACGTAGGCTTGTCCACTTTTTCTGAGGGTCTCGACGGGATCGCCCTTATCTCTTTTTAGCTGCTCAAGCCTGTTCAATAGGTTTAGGAGTGTTTCTTGGCAAACTGAATCTAACAGATCCGCCTTGTCCTTGAAATAGAGATAGATCGTTGTTGGTGAGTATTCGATCTTATTGGCGATTTTTCGCATGGAGACGTTCTCATAACCTTCGCTGACAAACAGTTCTCGCGCAGCGAGAAGAATTTGCTGCCGCAATTGTTCTTTTTCCCTTGCCCTTCGCTCTTTCGTACCCATTGCATAACCCTCGTTTACATAGTAATCTAACTTAACAGTGTAAATATTATATCATATATTTTTCCCTTTGTCAAATTTTTTTCAAAAATTTTTGTATCGGCTGTTTTTTTCAAAGATATTCAAGGCGTATTAGGGGTTTTGAAGGACCAAGAAGTGATAGAGAAAGGTGAGTATGTTTGGTTATCACTTGCTCGTTTCTGTTTATCGGCACGATATTGCTGAACCCACTGTTTTTTCTTGCCCATTTTGCGCAATTTAGTTATAATCTATTTTTTACAAATCCATAGAGTAACTACGAAAGTATCCCTCAATTCCACGCTGAAATAGTGAGGTTTAGGTCTGAAATCTGAATCGTATTTTGATACAGGAGGAAAATATGAAACTTGAAGGTCGAGTCAGTTTTACGCTGGTTTGGTTAACTGTTGCTGCTTTCGGACTATTGGTTACAAATATCAGTCATACCGCTGTACTTGATCCGAAGACTGTTGAGGTTGCATACCTCTTTGATGAAGGGAAAGGGAACGTTGCCAAGGATATTTCTGGAAACGATCGAGACGGGGAGATATCTGGGGCGAAATACACTAAGGGTGTGTTCGGACAGTGTCTGGACTATGATGGCAAAGATGACAATTTGATTGTTACCGGCTACGCCGGCATTGGTGGCACGGATCCGAGAACGACGGTCTTCTGGTTTAAAGCCGGGGATACACGAGAGCATTCATGGGTGAAATGGGGACCAAACCTGACGGGCGAAAAATACTACGTCCGTGCGCATCTACGGGGTGCGGAGTGCAATTTAAGGATTGAAGTTGCTGGCGGACAAAATTACGGAGAAGACAATGTGTGTGATAAGGAGTGGCATCACATGGCGGTGGTTTTTCCCAAAGGTTCAGACGCTGTGAAGGACCATGACCTTTACGTTGATGGTAAACTCCAATCCAAGGAGGGTACCGACCAAGCGATGGACACGAATGCTAAGGATCAGGAGGTTAACATGGGTGACTTCCTTGCACACCATCAGTTTATGTTTGGTCTTTTCGATGAGGTTGCTATTTTCAACGTGGATTTGACTGAAGATCAGATTAAGGCAATCATGGACAATGGATTGCAAGCGGCACTCGGTGTAGATCCGCAAGGGAAGTTAGCCACGAGTTGGGGGATGCTTAAGAAATATTAGTCCCACAAATCGAGTCCCAGCAGTTTTCGTCCCAAGGGTGTCAGTTTTGCGGGTCCATAATTTTTCGCTTCCCACCCTCGTGGGTCGCCTGGATAGGGACCTCGCCCCAATGCTCTTCGCTCGCGCCACAAGGTGATGCGTTCTTGCCGTCGTTCCTCATCGATTGGTTCGGGGACTGGGTAGAAGTTCATGTATTGCGCCAGTCGCGGCTTATCAGAGGTATTACGACCGTTACCGTGCGGAAGTGCTTTATGCCATACGAGCAATGAACCCGTTTTCGCAGGCACTTGAATGAAGTGTTCTGACGAGATTTCTGGCACCCACGGATTTTCTTTGTCAATCAACGACTTATGTGCGCCGGGCCAGCAAACAAAAGACCCCTGATTGTCAGTTGTGTCTGTCAGAAATAAAACACCTTGCGTCCCGAAACCAATGGGGAGTTTCGAGGTGTCCGCATCCCAGTGGTACATCCCCTTATGATCCCACTCAGGGTAGTCGGGGTGTTTAGGGGGTTTCATGTTGACGCGGTCGGGGTGTACCCAAATACGGTGGGTCCGGTAGACCTCAGTATAGATTTGATGGATCGGTGGGTGCTGGTAGACATTCCACATGGCTTGGTGTTGGTACATCTCTACCATGCCTGCACCGGGTTTATGAGGCGAACGATACCAGCCGTTTGGGTCTGAAGGATCCATTTCTAAGAACGCAAAGATTGCGTCAACGACAGCATCACACAATTCAGTTGGGACAGCATTTTCGATGACCATGTAGCCGTATTCATCAAAGTGTTCTCGGTGTGCTTGTGTCAGTATTGGCATTTGCCTTTCCTTTTTTTAATTTTACCTTGCGGGTAAGGAACGGTTAACGCTACTTGAAGGTTCTCGTGTTCGAAATGACGCTCTCAGGAATCGGGAAATCAGGAATGAAGCCTTGTTGACGGAAGTACGCGACGTGTTGTTGTGGCGTGACAATGGGACGCGATTTATGCTTATCGGGGAAATTTGGTATTGGCATAGTTAGTTTGAGCGTTGAGAGCTTTATCTTTACAGGTTATACCTTCTTGTATTCTTTGTCGAGCATCACGAAAAGCGCGTCAACCGTCAACGGTTCGCCGTTCTTATCGCGAATAGAAAATTCGTTATCGTCTATTGCTTTACGTAGCTGCATTTGAAATTTCTCACGTGCACTTGCCAGCCCAACAGCCATGCCTGAGTCAAAGCCGCCACCGAAACCGTTCATAA is a window encoding:
- a CDS encoding TetR/AcrR family transcriptional regulator, whose translation is MGTKERRAREKEQLRQQILLAARELFVSEGYENVSMRKIANKIEYSPTTIYLYFKDKADLLDSVCQETLLNLLNRLEQLKRDKGDPVETLRKSGQAYVEFGLKYPQDYKLTFVIRPQFQEGLGLQEGSVGEKVFNYLREMVSECVRQKIFRQVDIETTGQVMWSAVHGVTLLLIDFPDFPWTEKDKLIDTVIQTTIEGLKA
- a CDS encoding phytanoyl-CoA dioxygenase family protein; the protein is MPILTQAHREHFDEYGYMVIENAVPTELCDAVVDAIFAFLEMDPSDPNGWYRSPHKPGAGMVEMYQHQAMWNVYQHPPIHQIYTEVYRTHRIWVHPDRVNMKPPKHPDYPEWDHKGMYHWDADTSKLPIGFGTQGVLFLTDTTDNQGSFVCWPGAHKSLIDKENPWVPEISSEHFIQVPAKTGSLLVWHKALPHGNGRNTSDKPRLAQYMNFYPVPEPIDEERRQERITLWRERRALGRGPYPGDPRGWEAKNYGPAKLTPLGRKLLGLDLWD